GCGGGCATCGGTCTCGGCGGCGCCGCCCTGGTGATCACCCCGCAGCCCGGGCCGGCCGCCGAGCAGCCGACCGGCAACCCGCGGACCTGGGCCGCACCGCCCGGCGACGCGCCGGAGGAGCCGGCCGACGCACCGGCCGGGCTCCCGCGGCAGCGCACGCCCGGCGCGCACCGCCCGGAGCGCGTCCATCCGGAGATCAACGGCTGACCCGCGATCAGCCGGAACGCTCCGCGGTCAGCGGGACCGCGCTGCCGCGGACCAGCCCCAGCTGCACCGGCTGGCGGGACAGCGTGGCGTCGAGCAGCCAGTCGGTGATCACCCGCGTCCGGTTGCCGGGTATCGACAGCAGGTGGTAACCGCGGGTGACCGCCTTTCCGGCCACCCCGCCCAGCGGCACGCCGAGCGGGTTCGCCGCCGCCTTCCAGCCGCCGAGGTCGACGGCGAAGCCGAGGTCCCGATGCCGGTAGGGACGCCGCCGGCCGTGGCCGTAGGAGGCCGCCACGTTCCCCGCCACCAGGCGTCCCTGCCGCACCGCGTGCTGGGCGGTCATCCCGGTCAGCGCGCCCGGGTGCAGCACGTCCGGCACCGCCGCGGCGTCCCCGCAGGCGAAGACGTCCGGCCGGCCGGGCACGTTGAGGAACTCGTCGACCACCAGCCGGCCCTCCCGGGTGGCCAGTCCCAGCCCGGCGACCATCGGCTCCGGCCGTACGCCGACACACCACACCAGGGTCCGGGTCGGCACCTGCTCGCCGTTGGTCAGCCGCACCCCGTCCGGTCCGGCCCGGTCCACCCCGGTCCCGGTGAGCACCCGCACCCCGCGCATCCGCAGCACCTCGCCGGCGGTGTGCGAGAGTCGCGGGTCGAGCGTCGGCAGCACCCGGTCGGCGGTGTCCACGACCAGCCAGCGCGGCAGGTCCCGGATCTCCGGCCGGTGGGCGGCCAGCGCGGCGGTGAACAGCGCGCCCTGGGCGGCCACCTCGGTGCCGGTGTACCCGGCGCCGGCCACCAGGAAGGTGCACCTGGCGCGGCGCTCGGCCGGGTCGGTGGCCTGCGCGGCGAGTTCGATCTGCCGGGTCAGGTGATCACGCAGGTAGAGCGCCTCGGCGACACCCCGGAAGCCGTGCGCGTACTCGGTGACCCCGGGCACCGGCAGCAGCTTGTTCACGCTGCCCAGGGCGAGGACCAGGCGGTGGTAGCCGAGGACGCGGCGGTTGCCCTCCGGGTCGGCCCACTCCACGGTCCGGGCGTTCAGGTCGAACGCGCCGGCGTGGCCGAGCAGGACCCGGACCCCGGGCAGCGTGGCCGGGAGCGGCACGGAGATCCGCCGCGGTTCCAGGACCCCGGTCGCCACCTCGGGCAGCAGCGGCAGGTAGAGGAAGTAGTCGGTCGGGTTGAGCAGGACGATCTCGGCCCGGCCG
This window of the Actinoplanes oblitus genome carries:
- a CDS encoding NAD(P)/FAD-dependent oxidoreductase; this translates as MARPRIVIVGAGFAGHAAARRLLRIARGRAEIVLLNPTDYFLYLPLLPEVATGVLEPRRISVPLPATLPGVRVLLGHAGAFDLNARTVEWADPEGNRRVLGYHRLVLALGSVNKLLPVPGVTEYAHGFRGVAEALYLRDHLTRQIELAAQATDPAERRARCTFLVAGAGYTGTEVAAQGALFTAALAAHRPEIRDLPRWLVVDTADRVLPTLDPRLSHTAGEVLRMRGVRVLTGTGVDRAGPDGVRLTNGEQVPTRTLVWCVGVRPEPMVAGLGLATREGRLVVDEFLNVPGRPDVFACGDAAAVPDVLHPGALTGMTAQHAVRQGRLVAGNVAASYGHGRRRPYRHRDLGFAVDLGGWKAAANPLGVPLGGVAGKAVTRGYHLLSIPGNRTRVITDWLLDATLSRQPVQLGLVRGSAVPLTAERSG